One genomic window of Psychrobacillus sp. INOP01 includes the following:
- a CDS encoding DUF2087 domain-containing protein, protein MEISELLWNASSEQLKNGYIEEKEMYVCLLCGSKVEKGFIYPKNNMLYEAEKFMRLHIETEHESVFHYLIGLNKKLTGLTDHQNSLLRLFYEGRSDAEIQKELEIGSSSTIRNHRFVLKEKERQAKVFLAMMELLKEKDDHAPTFLPLHKTATMVDDRYNITQEEQEDVEKKFFPDGIDGPLMKFPKKEKQKLATLRVLIRRFEKEKTYTEKEINYILEKAYADFVTLRRYLIEYGFLDRKDDGSAYWVKN, encoded by the coding sequence ATGGAAATATCGGAACTATTGTGGAATGCATCTTCAGAACAGTTAAAGAATGGTTATATCGAAGAGAAAGAAATGTATGTGTGCCTTTTGTGCGGCAGTAAGGTAGAAAAAGGATTCATTTATCCAAAGAATAATATGTTATATGAAGCAGAAAAATTCATGAGGCTACATATTGAAACGGAGCATGAATCTGTTTTTCATTATCTAATAGGGTTAAATAAAAAGCTTACTGGGTTAACTGATCATCAAAATAGCCTATTACGTCTATTTTATGAGGGTAGAAGTGATGCAGAAATACAGAAAGAACTAGAAATTGGAAGCTCCTCAACGATTCGTAATCATCGATTCGTGTTAAAAGAAAAGGAGCGACAAGCAAAAGTATTTCTAGCGATGATGGAATTGTTAAAGGAAAAAGACGACCATGCCCCAACATTTCTTCCTCTGCATAAAACAGCAACGATGGTGGATGATCGGTATAACATCACGCAAGAGGAGCAGGAAGATGTAGAAAAGAAATTTTTTCCAGATGGAATAGATGGTCCTCTTATGAAGTTTCCGAAGAAAGAAAAGCAAAAGCTAGCAACTTTACGAGTACTTATTAGAAGATTTGAGAAGGAAAAAACCTATACAGAAAAAGAAATAAATTACATCTTAGAAAAAGCCTACGCTGACTTCGTAACATTAAGACGTTACTTAATAGAATATGGGTTTTTAGACAGAAAAGACGATGGCAGTGCATATTGGGTGAAAAACTAA
- a CDS encoding GIY-YIG nuclease family protein — MDRKKELKQEYKEIKVEGGIYVITNKQNGKKLVASTPNFKTLNGVKFTLVNGLHTNKELQNEWKQYGKDNFDIEHVEVLKKEEDKNRVDKKELEKLLEKWLDKLQPYGEKGYHS, encoded by the coding sequence ATGGATCGCAAGAAAGAGCTAAAACAAGAATATAAAGAAATAAAAGTAGAGGGTGGAATTTACGTTATCACAAACAAACAAAATGGTAAAAAGTTAGTGGCATCGACACCTAATTTTAAAACATTAAATGGGGTTAAGTTCACTTTAGTAAACGGGCTACATACCAATAAAGAACTCCAAAATGAATGGAAACAATATGGTAAGGATAATTTTGATATTGAGCATGTCGAGGTATTAAAAAAAGAAGAAGATAAAAACCGAGTGGATAAAAAAGAACTAGAAAAGTTACTGGAGAAATGGTTAGATAAGCTACAGCCCTATGGTGAAAAAGGATATCATTCCTAA
- a CDS encoding YdcF family protein translates to MKNKFRWLVLIPLIVVVSCGIGIWLLTSKWLEDGLDPKADGTNEYAIVLGAKVKKGNIPSLSLQYRLDAALAYAQKYTHVKLVLSGGQGPDEDIEEAVVMRDFLLENGIDEERLLLEDKATSTYENLLFSQEILPSDINSVTIITSDYHLQRAKILAGKLDWESDVVAAKTPKVVELKVRLRERAALLKAYILGK, encoded by the coding sequence ATGAAGAATAAATTTAGGTGGTTAGTGCTTATCCCATTAATAGTTGTTGTTTCTTGTGGGATTGGGATTTGGTTACTCACGAGTAAGTGGCTCGAGGATGGTCTAGACCCAAAAGCTGATGGGACTAATGAGTATGCCATTGTGCTTGGCGCCAAAGTGAAAAAGGGGAATATCCCTTCCCTCTCTTTACAGTATAGATTAGATGCTGCTCTTGCCTATGCCCAAAAATATACCCATGTAAAATTAGTACTCTCAGGCGGACAAGGTCCTGACGAAGATATCGAAGAAGCTGTCGTGATGAGAGATTTTCTATTGGAGAACGGAATAGATGAAGAGCGGCTCCTCTTAGAAGACAAAGCGACTTCTACGTATGAAAATCTTTTATTTTCACAAGAAATATTGCCAAGTGATATTAACTCCGTAACGATTATTACAAGCGATTATCATTTGCAACGTGCCAAAATACTAGCAGGCAAGCTCGATTGGGAGTCAGATGTTGTGGCTGCTAAAACGCCAAAAGTTGTCGAACTCAAGGTTCGTTTACGGGAACGAGCTGCGCTGTTAAAAGCATATATATTAGGAAAATGA
- a CDS encoding glycerol-3-phosphate acyltransferase, translating into MVVSMISILVISYLVGSIHGSKLAQYLSGVNIKKEGLKNSGASNAAIVLGAKYGVLVAIIDILKGVIVVIGTRFWVLEYADLSLVEQDVLLYSAGAAVILGHNFPLYTKFKGGKGTATLIGVLLALSWPLGLIGLILLIGTTFLTDYLLIGVFVFYFVFIGASIWFAEGIGPMAIAGFLFLMAVVLHIENFRRLMRKEEMKISTFLSKKKPSV; encoded by the coding sequence ATGGTCGTTTCAATGATTAGTATCCTCGTTATTAGTTATCTGGTTGGATCTATTCATGGTTCTAAATTAGCGCAATATCTAAGTGGAGTAAATATTAAAAAAGAAGGTTTAAAGAACTCTGGCGCTTCAAATGCCGCTATTGTTCTAGGTGCAAAATATGGTGTTTTAGTTGCAATTATTGATATTTTAAAAGGAGTAATAGTCGTAATTGGGACGCGTTTCTGGGTGTTAGAGTACGCTGACCTTTCGTTAGTTGAACAGGACGTACTGCTATATAGTGCAGGTGCTGCTGTAATACTCGGGCATAACTTTCCGCTTTACACTAAATTTAAAGGTGGAAAAGGCACTGCCACCCTTATCGGAGTGCTACTAGCTCTTAGCTGGCCACTTGGCTTAATCGGACTTATATTATTAATCGGAACTACATTTTTAACGGATTATTTATTAATTGGTGTTTTTGTTTTTTACTTTGTCTTTATCGGTGCATCTATTTGGTTTGCAGAAGGAATTGGACCAATGGCTATTGCCGGATTTCTATTTTTGATGGCAGTTGTTTTACATATCGAGAATTTCCGTCGTTTAATGCGAAAGGAAGAGATGAAAATCTCCACTTTTTTAAGTAAGAAGAAGCCGTCTGTATGA
- a CDS encoding DUF2268 domain-containing putative Zn-dependent protease (predicted Zn-dependent protease with a strongly conserved HExxH motif) — MKRLVGIVILFSLLLASCSNDQAKDKDMEDENKLPKLPSQKEVSFSHEGKDFKIIPFYEEVLNYTDYVNNNPSQSNPGAYVEKVLEPLKEKSSLDLPLEYPFTASTEVEQFEKNTIQLLQKQELINELIREALINSAEHLPGGDKNVYIMPVRPEDKFVIEKMNGVSGVTYNDKDIFIQIDISFSEDMLKYVIAHEYHHAINILANGEMAFYNVLDRILFEGKADSFARIVYPEVSAPWTKPLSEESTAIVLEELRENADSTSIKIYKDFFNGNSAKGIPLWSDYKVGYQITQSYIENNPDASISRWTRLHSKDLLQGSEYYNLIK, encoded by the coding sequence ATGAAGCGATTAGTTGGTATAGTAATCCTGTTTTCATTATTACTTGCAAGCTGTTCAAATGACCAAGCTAAAGATAAAGATATGGAGGATGAGAATAAACTACCGAAACTACCTTCGCAAAAAGAAGTTAGTTTTTCGCATGAAGGAAAAGATTTTAAAATAATCCCGTTTTATGAGGAAGTACTTAATTATACTGACTATGTCAATAACAACCCATCCCAGAGTAATCCAGGGGCATATGTGGAAAAAGTGTTAGAACCTCTTAAGGAAAAATCCTCTTTAGATTTACCTTTGGAGTATCCTTTTACGGCTTCTACCGAGGTGGAACAGTTTGAAAAAAATACGATTCAGCTCCTTCAAAAACAAGAGCTAATAAATGAGTTAATAAGAGAAGCACTTATTAATTCTGCAGAACATCTACCTGGTGGAGATAAAAACGTCTATATTATGCCTGTTAGACCTGAAGATAAGTTTGTAATTGAAAAAATGAACGGAGTATCTGGAGTGACATATAACGATAAGGATATATTCATCCAGATAGACATTTCCTTTAGTGAAGATATGTTAAAGTATGTGATTGCACATGAATACCATCATGCAATAAATATACTAGCAAATGGAGAGATGGCTTTTTATAATGTTTTAGACAGGATTCTTTTTGAAGGAAAAGCAGATTCCTTTGCCCGTATTGTTTATCCTGAAGTAAGTGCTCCTTGGACAAAGCCGTTATCAGAGGAATCTACAGCAATAGTACTAGAGGAACTAAGGGAAAATGCCGATTCGACCTCAATAAAAATATATAAGGACTTCTTTAATGGGAATTCAGCAAAAGGAATACCATTATGGTCGGATTATAAAGTAGGCTATCAAATTACTCAAAGTTATATAGAGAATAACCCAGATGCTTCAATTTCAAGATGGACAAGACTTCACTCAAAAGACCTTCTTCAGGGTAGTGAATACTATAATTTAATAAAGTAA
- a CDS encoding GNAT family N-acetyltransferase, with protein sequence MNVEIIFGDFPVLESANLVLRKIEDVHLKEVYTIYDNENVFEYCGIIPKHNIQTVSKMIGHFDRDYHKKSRVKWGIFQKYQSSKLVGIIEAMDFNQKVNTLSIGYFLAEDSWDKGIATESVGILVKFLFEEVNVNRIQADVMLANEASKKVLLKNGFMKEGLLRQASLWSGKGVIDLEIYGILKEDYSRSL encoded by the coding sequence ATGAATGTAGAAATAATTTTTGGTGATTTCCCAGTATTAGAATCTGCTAATCTAGTATTAAGAAAAATCGAAGATGTACACTTAAAGGAAGTATATACAATCTACGATAACGAAAATGTATTTGAATATTGTGGAATCATTCCAAAGCATAATATACAAACGGTAAGTAAGATGATTGGACATTTTGATAGGGACTACCATAAAAAAAGTAGAGTTAAGTGGGGCATCTTTCAGAAGTATCAAAGTAGTAAATTGGTGGGCATTATAGAAGCTATGGATTTCAACCAAAAAGTGAACACTTTATCTATTGGCTACTTTTTGGCAGAGGATAGTTGGGATAAGGGAATTGCAACTGAATCCGTTGGTATACTAGTAAAGTTTCTATTTGAAGAAGTTAACGTAAACAGAATTCAAGCAGATGTTATGCTTGCAAACGAGGCTTCAAAGAAAGTCCTATTAAAAAACGGTTTTATGAAAGAAGGATTATTAAGACAAGCCTCTTTATGGTCTGGTAAAGGAGTAATCGATTTAGAAATATACGGCATCCTTAAAGAAGACTACTCGCGTAGTCTATAG
- a CDS encoding methyl-accepting chemotaxis protein, which yields MLNKLKSSMLYKYILSFIIPIALFSIIFSVILFTSTKIIIDNYVIDQFENTLQLVSDDVLEELDSDLVVAADSNNDEQYSTLLNKLNDSKTKHNVENVYVLSRSDGKEHIVALSDTDDRNAAYTFDEKMNEAIDQGQVKISDIYTDEYGIHKSIFVPFQKTDIILGLDMDASFISKLQTQIIWLSIIITLIFVALGTLIAYFISKRIINPIKAVSIFVEEVAKGNLAVERLHIKGSDEIAQLSHGIHNMTDDLRSLITHIGENAEQVAATSEELSASSEETSASIQQITSSMQEVSIGSEKQTEAIEEVEKNVSTISEAMNKVALEVNSVSGKALNASEIASKGNDTIHMAVQKMDTTSDAIHATSDVVKRLSDYTQEIGDIVSLITEITDQTNLLALNASIEAARAGEHGKGFAVVAEEVRKLADQSREAANNISTRIDTIKAESSHAVKSMAISYDNLRDSVTTFDEAGNAFKDIYIAVNELTKQMNDVNSVVEGMNNGVRNIAGSMEQVSAISVQASGNIQNVAAASEEQAASMEEITNSSNTLAGMAEQLRNAVNRFDL from the coding sequence TTGTTAAATAAATTAAAGAGTTCTATGTTATATAAATATATTTTAAGTTTTATCATCCCAATTGCCTTATTTTCGATTATCTTTAGTGTAATATTATTTACCTCCACTAAAATAATTATAGATAATTATGTTATCGATCAATTTGAAAATACACTACAATTGGTATCGGATGATGTTCTTGAAGAGCTGGATTCTGATCTTGTAGTCGCTGCAGATAGTAATAATGATGAACAATACAGTACATTGCTGAATAAATTAAATGATTCTAAAACAAAACACAATGTGGAAAATGTTTATGTGCTTTCCCGTTCAGATGGAAAAGAGCATATCGTCGCATTGAGCGATACGGATGATCGTAATGCTGCATATACGTTTGATGAAAAAATGAATGAAGCAATTGACCAAGGGCAAGTGAAAATTAGCGATATCTATACAGATGAGTATGGAATTCATAAATCTATTTTCGTACCATTCCAGAAAACAGATATTATTCTTGGTTTAGATATGGATGCATCATTTATATCTAAATTACAAACCCAAATTATTTGGTTATCAATAATCATTACCTTAATCTTTGTTGCATTAGGTACGCTAATCGCTTACTTCATAAGTAAACGTATTATAAATCCGATTAAAGCTGTTTCGATTTTCGTAGAAGAAGTAGCAAAAGGAAATCTAGCGGTAGAGCGTTTGCATATTAAAGGAAGTGATGAAATTGCTCAGTTATCTCACGGTATTCATAATATGACTGATGATTTACGTTCCTTAATTACTCATATTGGAGAAAATGCTGAGCAAGTAGCAGCAACGTCAGAGGAGTTATCAGCGAGCTCTGAAGAAACAAGCGCGTCAATTCAGCAAATTACTTCCTCCATGCAAGAAGTTTCGATTGGTTCAGAAAAACAAACAGAGGCTATAGAAGAAGTGGAGAAAAATGTTTCTACTATTTCAGAAGCAATGAATAAAGTGGCATTAGAGGTTAATAGCGTGTCTGGCAAAGCTTTGAATGCATCTGAAATCGCCTCAAAAGGTAATGATACCATCCATATGGCAGTTCAAAAAATGGATACCACATCCGATGCTATTCATGCTACTTCAGATGTTGTAAAACGTTTAAGCGATTATACGCAAGAAATTGGGGATATTGTTTCATTAATTACAGAAATAACAGATCAAACAAACCTACTTGCTTTAAACGCTTCTATTGAAGCAGCGCGTGCAGGAGAGCATGGCAAAGGATTTGCCGTTGTTGCAGAAGAAGTACGAAAATTAGCAGATCAATCGCGTGAAGCTGCCAATAATATTAGTACACGCATTGATACGATTAAAGCAGAATCTTCTCATGCAGTTAAATCGATGGCAATAAGCTATGATAATTTAAGAGATAGCGTTACTACATTTGATGAGGCGGGTAATGCCTTTAAAGATATTTATATAGCTGTGAATGAGTTAACTAAACAAATGAATGATGTCAACAGCGTAGTTGAAGGAATGAACAATGGTGTACGTAATATTGCTGGTTCCATGGAACAAGTAAGTGCTATTTCTGTACAAGCATCCGGGAATATCCAGAATGTGGCGGCAGCTTCTGAAGAACAAGCAGCCAGTATGGAAGAGATTACAAATTCCTCTAATACCTTGGCTGGTATGGCGGAACAATTACGTAATGCTGTTAATAGATTTGATTTATGA
- a CDS encoding pyridoxal-dependent decarboxylase → MKNIQQLFQSEDGNGKQREQLLGYVEKILTSMDALKDPQKTMLGPIQERSANFYKEIMEDYEVPLNSRSMDFVVEELTDLMKGHPYHTRNFVTNVLPMASIPGVLGLLTNSLLNGNNLWDVYGPAAAECEVKVVSMMSKLVGYDFTESFGYTTWGGQGAVFSGLRMAIAKQFPNAKEEGVPNNLYCFASENAHYSLLKSVEAVGIGSNHLIRVKAGADHSMDMEDLKMRLTEVIEKGGIPVYIVATTGATDNFAIDDVKAIKEMATAFEREYNLKQIHIHADSALGGFYAFFNDYDFMNNPLHFEQEVLISLQHTRERMQHISLADSLCFDFQKLGQTPYLTSLFLVKEGKYLGLLDLEDFDTPYVGNRGYGSYHTGYTLECSRMGSSIAIYAALLAFGKTGYQQLLANYVRVNLAFREQLAIKIPSLHVVNEPNIGPITAYRYYEKGLNWRDEQAGNYSLAQVKEINDLNASLFEVLGKHRDEVFFGDTTRVCTVAVCDSDELVPVAAAKFFSISPYTEVEHIPAMIDSLHQSINTMEALQFVK, encoded by the coding sequence ATGAAAAATATACAACAGCTTTTTCAAAGTGAAGATGGCAATGGAAAACAAAGAGAACAGTTATTAGGTTACGTGGAAAAAATATTAACGTCCATGGATGCTTTGAAAGATCCACAAAAAACGATGCTAGGGCCTATACAAGAGAGGTCTGCAAACTTCTATAAAGAGATAATGGAAGATTATGAAGTGCCTTTAAATAGTCGTTCGATGGACTTTGTTGTGGAAGAATTAACAGACTTGATGAAGGGTCACCCATATCATACACGAAACTTTGTAACAAATGTTTTGCCAATGGCAAGTATTCCTGGTGTCCTAGGACTACTTACCAATTCCTTATTGAATGGTAATAACTTGTGGGATGTTTACGGACCAGCTGCTGCTGAATGTGAGGTAAAAGTCGTCTCCATGATGTCGAAACTAGTTGGTTACGATTTTACTGAAAGCTTCGGTTATACAACCTGGGGTGGACAAGGCGCAGTGTTCAGCGGCTTGCGCATGGCGATAGCAAAACAGTTCCCAAACGCTAAAGAGGAAGGCGTACCAAATAATTTATATTGCTTTGCATCCGAGAATGCACATTATAGCTTGTTAAAATCTGTAGAGGCTGTTGGAATTGGAAGTAATCATCTTATACGAGTTAAAGCAGGGGCGGATCATTCTATGGATATGGAAGATTTGAAAATGCGCTTAACAGAAGTAATCGAAAAAGGCGGCATTCCTGTCTATATCGTCGCTACTACTGGTGCAACAGATAATTTTGCTATTGATGATGTTAAAGCAATTAAAGAAATGGCAACAGCATTCGAAAGAGAATACAATCTAAAGCAAATTCATATTCACGCCGATTCCGCGCTGGGTGGTTTTTATGCATTCTTCAACGATTATGATTTTATGAATAACCCATTGCACTTTGAGCAAGAAGTGCTAATAAGTCTGCAACATACTCGTGAACGGATGCAGCATATTTCATTGGCTGATAGTTTATGTTTTGATTTCCAAAAGCTTGGACAAACCCCTTACTTAACTAGTTTGTTTTTAGTGAAGGAAGGTAAATACCTAGGCTTATTGGATTTAGAAGATTTCGATACGCCGTATGTTGGCAACCGTGGCTACGGATCTTATCATACAGGCTATACATTAGAATGCTCACGAATGGGAAGTTCGATTGCTATTTATGCTGCTTTGTTGGCGTTCGGTAAGACGGGATATCAACAACTATTAGCAAATTATGTCCGGGTAAATTTAGCATTCCGTGAACAATTGGCCATAAAAATTCCTTCGTTACATGTTGTAAATGAACCGAATATCGGACCAATTACAGCGTATCGCTATTATGAAAAAGGATTGAATTGGAGAGATGAACAAGCTGGCAACTATTCACTGGCACAAGTGAAAGAAATCAATGATTTAAATGCATCGCTATTTGAAGTATTAGGAAAACACCGAGATGAGGTATTTTTTGGTGATACAACTCGTGTCTGCACTGTAGCAGTTTGTGATTCAGATGAACTGGTTCCTGTTGCAGCAGCGAAATTCTTTTCTATTTCACCATATACCGAGGTGGAACATATCCCAGCGATGATAGATTCCCTTCATCAATCCATCAATACAATGGAGGCTTTACAATTTGTTAAATAA
- a CDS encoding O-acetylhomoserine aminocarboxypropyltransferase/cysteine synthase family protein produces the protein MTNLQKETLLLHGGQQPDPVTGSRAVPIHKTTSFVFKNTEHAQNLFALAETGNIYSRITNPTVDVFEQRIALLEGGTAAVALSSGMAAIAFSILNIAGAGDEIIAAENLYGGTFNLFAHTLPRYGITVKFVDSTDPENFRAAVTDKTKAFFAEIIGNPSLNVLDVENVAAIANEVGVPLLVDSTFATPYGSNPIKHGAHVVIHSATKWIGGHGTTIGGVVVDGGNFNWDSEKFPGFTQPDVTYHGLRYGIDVPNVAFAVKLRVQLLRDFGPTLSPEAAFSFLQGLETLHLRVPKHNENAQKIADYLENNEEVTWVNYLGLESHPSHELAKKYLQNGFGSILTFGVKGGKEAGRNIIDNIEIWSHVANVGDAKSLIIHPASTTHQQLTPEDLVKSGVTEDLIRLSVGLEAVEDLQAALDEVLVGKTNVLSR, from the coding sequence ATGACAAATCTTCAAAAAGAAACACTACTTTTACATGGTGGCCAACAACCAGATCCAGTGACAGGCTCACGAGCAGTACCTATTCATAAAACAACATCCTTCGTATTTAAAAATACAGAACATGCGCAAAATCTATTTGCTCTTGCAGAAACAGGTAATATCTATTCCCGTATTACGAATCCAACTGTAGATGTGTTTGAACAACGAATTGCATTATTAGAAGGAGGGACCGCAGCAGTTGCACTTTCTTCCGGCATGGCTGCTATCGCATTTTCTATTTTAAATATTGCAGGAGCTGGAGACGAAATTATTGCTGCTGAAAATTTGTATGGTGGTACATTTAATTTATTTGCACATACATTGCCGAGATATGGTATTACAGTGAAGTTTGTAGATTCAACTGATCCAGAAAATTTCCGAGCAGCAGTTACGGATAAAACAAAAGCATTTTTTGCTGAAATCATCGGAAACCCTAGCTTAAATGTATTAGATGTTGAAAACGTTGCAGCAATTGCCAACGAAGTAGGAGTTCCGTTGCTGGTAGATAGCACATTTGCTACTCCATATGGATCGAATCCGATTAAACACGGTGCTCATGTAGTGATTCACTCGGCAACTAAGTGGATTGGCGGTCATGGTACAACTATCGGTGGAGTAGTAGTAGATGGAGGAAACTTTAATTGGGATTCAGAGAAATTCCCTGGATTCACACAGCCAGATGTGACCTATCATGGTCTAAGATACGGAATAGATGTCCCAAACGTAGCATTCGCAGTGAAGTTGCGCGTTCAATTGCTTCGTGATTTTGGTCCAACTTTAAGTCCTGAAGCAGCTTTCTCCTTTCTACAAGGATTAGAAACACTTCATTTACGTGTACCAAAGCACAATGAAAATGCACAGAAAATTGCAGATTACTTAGAAAATAACGAAGAAGTGACTTGGGTTAACTACTTAGGTTTAGAAAGTCATCCTTCACATGAGCTTGCTAAAAAATACTTACAGAATGGTTTTGGCTCGATCCTAACTTTCGGAGTAAAAGGTGGTAAAGAAGCAGGACGAAATATTATCGATAATATTGAAATTTGGTCGCATGTAGCTAACGTTGGCGATGCCAAATCACTAATAATCCATCCTGCATCTACAACACATCAGCAGTTAACTCCAGAGGATTTAGTGAAATCGGGAGTTACGGAAGACTTAATCCGCTTGTCTGTAGGACTAGAGGCAGTCGAAGATTTGCAGGCTGCACTTGACGAAGTACTTGTGGGAAAAACAAATGTCCTCTCTAGGTAG
- a CDS encoding homoserine dehydrogenase, which yields MATIKAAILGFGTVGQGIYHIVNEKREDLKKSLGLDLEISAILVNNVGKERIATPGVLVTDDFEDIINIPGLQVVFEAIVNEEPAYNYLSRAIDKGCHVITANKVMFSKYSIPLHERAKSRGVFIGYEATTAGGVPVIKTLKNLLQVNSVKRIQGILNGTSNYILTQMRQDECQFDDALKEAQDLGYAEADPYNDVSGQDAFRKLMILSALAFKKQPNWNDVRVVGIDEISLEDVRKAKEQGLRYRHVAEIEQDENGELYASVGPQLVGPDHPLYSIEGVNNAVALDTNYIGTLTLVGPGAGMYPTASVMVEDYAEIIGKRAGFFITI from the coding sequence ATGGCGACAATAAAAGCAGCAATCCTAGGTTTCGGAACAGTCGGGCAAGGGATTTACCACATTGTAAATGAAAAAAGAGAAGATCTTAAAAAGTCTTTAGGATTAGACCTAGAAATTAGTGCTATTCTCGTAAACAACGTTGGAAAAGAAAGAATAGCTACACCGGGTGTCTTAGTGACTGATGACTTCGAGGATATTATCAATATTCCTGGGCTTCAAGTAGTATTCGAGGCAATTGTAAATGAGGAACCAGCATATAACTACCTAAGTAGAGCGATTGATAAAGGGTGTCACGTAATAACAGCAAATAAAGTGATGTTCTCCAAATATAGTATCCCGTTGCATGAGCGCGCAAAGTCTCGTGGAGTATTTATAGGATATGAGGCAACAACAGCAGGTGGAGTTCCTGTTATTAAGACGTTGAAAAATCTATTACAAGTTAACTCAGTGAAAAGAATACAAGGAATATTAAATGGTACGTCGAATTACATTTTGACACAAATGAGACAGGACGAATGTCAATTTGATGATGCATTAAAAGAGGCACAGGACCTTGGCTATGCAGAAGCAGATCCATATAACGACGTGTCCGGGCAAGATGCATTCCGTAAACTGATGATTCTAAGTGCACTAGCATTTAAAAAACAGCCTAATTGGAACGATGTTCGTGTAGTGGGTATCGATGAAATCTCATTAGAGGACGTCCGTAAAGCGAAGGAACAAGGACTACGTTACCGCCATGTGGCAGAAATAGAGCAAGACGAAAACGGAGAACTATACGCTTCCGTTGGACCACAACTTGTCGGGCCAGATCATCCTTTATACTCAATCGAAGGGGTAAACAATGCGGTTGCTCTAGATACCAACTACATTGGAACACTAACGTTAGTTGGTCCAGGAGCGGGAATGTATCCAACAGCAAGTGTGATGGTCGAGGATTACGCAGAAATTATCGGAAAACGAGCGGGGTTCTTCATAACGATTTAA
- a CDS encoding excisionase family DNA-binding protein produces the protein MYMTVEETANYLSMPIDQVKRYISEKKIRAIFDGEEYYVNSAQFETHLQQIEDLKRQIDEWRNTPIPDDIDVKDED, from the coding sequence ATGTATATGACAGTAGAAGAAACTGCGAATTATTTATCAATGCCTATTGATCAAGTTAAACGATATATTTCAGAGAAGAAAATTCGTGCCATTTTCGACGGGGAAGAGTATTACGTAAATAGTGCTCAATTCGAAACGCATTTACAGCAGATTGAGGATTTGAAACGACAAATCGACGAATGGCGAAATACCCCAATCCCAGATGATATTGATGTTAAGGACGAAGATTAA